In Streptomyces capitiformicae, one genomic interval encodes:
- a CDS encoding DUF5998 family protein: protein MAKTSTTTQGLRAAIERSGYYPALVAEAVEAAVGGEAIKSYLVHQETTFDANEVRRHVTVLVLTGNRFIVSHTDEQAADSTSPTPYATTSTESVKIGRISSVVVSRVVANPESYAPGTLPREVVLTIGWGAVSRIDLEPAACGDPNCEADHGYTGSSTADDLSLRVSEAGDGPETVRQALAFAQSLSEATADPAR, encoded by the coding sequence ATGGCCAAGACCAGTACGACGACCCAGGGGCTGCGTGCGGCGATCGAGCGCAGCGGCTACTACCCGGCCCTCGTGGCCGAGGCGGTGGAGGCCGCTGTCGGCGGCGAGGCCATCAAGTCGTACCTGGTCCATCAGGAGACCACGTTCGACGCGAACGAGGTGCGCCGGCATGTGACCGTGCTCGTCCTCACCGGCAACCGTTTCATCGTCAGTCACACCGACGAGCAGGCCGCGGACAGCACGTCGCCGACGCCGTACGCCACGACCTCCACCGAGTCGGTGAAGATCGGCCGGATCTCGTCGGTCGTGGTCAGCCGGGTCGTCGCCAACCCCGAGTCGTACGCCCCGGGCACCCTGCCCCGCGAGGTCGTCCTGACCATCGGCTGGGGCGCCGTCTCCCGCATCGACCTGGAGCCCGCCGCCTGCGGCGACCCCAACTGCGAGGCGGACCACGGGTACACGGGCAGCTCGACGGCGGACGACCTGAGCCTGCGCGTCAGCGAGGCCGGCGACGGCCCGGAGACGGTGCGTCAGGCCCTCGCCTTCGCGCAGTCCCTCTCCGAGGCGACCGCGGACCCCGCCCGCTGA
- a CDS encoding bifunctional acetate--CoA ligase family protein/GNAT family N-acetyltransferase — protein sequence MQTSSDRHEYPAHWEADVVLRDGGTARIRPITADDAERLVSFYEQVSDESKYYRFFAPYPRLSAKDVHRFTHHDFVDRVGLAATVGGEFIATVRYDRIGADGMPASAPAHPSPTTALAGERSALAPSGLAEVAFLVQDAHQGRGVASALLEHIAAVARERGIRRFAAEVLPANTKMIKVFTDAGYQQKRSFEDGVVRLEFDLEPTDRSLAVQRAREQRAEARSVQRLLAPGSVAVIGAGRTPGGVGRSVLANLRDAGFTGRLYAVNKAVQDKELDGVPAHRNIGDIEGPVDLAVVAVPAEYVPEIVAECGEHGVQGLVILSAGYAESGPEGRERQRELVRQARTYGMRIIGPNAFGIINTAPDVRLNASLAPEMPRSGRIGLFAQSGAIGIALLSRLHRRGGGVTGVTGVSTFVSSGNRADVSGNDVLQYWYEDPDTDVVLMYLESIGNPRKFARLARRTAAVKPLVVVQGARHGAAPQGHAVRATRLPHTTVSAVLRQAGVIRVDTITDMVDAGLLLARQPLPAGPRVAILGNSESLGMLTYDACLSEGLRPLPPLDLTTGASAEDFYAALSRALVDESCDAVVVTAIPALGEITPDDAALAEALRSAVAANPSKPVLVVHVELGGLAEALSAAASTAPQVGAKAPGAVGGAHPLPLSTSLERGDPRRPVERLPTEVPEASPSEAHLIPAYPAAERAVRALSEAVKYAQWRREAAEPGRVPEYEDIDEKGAAEQIDALLARGEGLTLGAAETGALLARYGIHVREARPAPTPDEAVTAARAIGYPVALKTTAPHLRHRADLGGVRLDLADEEQLRRAYAELTELFGQPAELRPVVQGMAPRGVDTIVRTVVDPAAGAVLSFGLAGPASQLLGDMAHRLIPATERDAASLVRSIRTAPLLFGWRGSAPVDTEALEELLLRVSRLVDDHPEVVAVSLEPVVVAPHGLSVLGATVRLARPPARDDLGPRTLPAY from the coding sequence ATGCAGACCTCGTCGGACCGGCATGAGTACCCCGCCCACTGGGAGGCCGACGTGGTGCTGCGCGACGGCGGCACCGCACGCATCCGGCCCATCACCGCTGATGACGCCGAGCGCCTGGTCAGCTTCTACGAGCAGGTCTCTGACGAGTCGAAGTACTACCGCTTCTTCGCGCCGTACCCTCGCCTGTCCGCCAAGGACGTCCACCGCTTCACGCACCACGACTTTGTGGATCGGGTGGGGCTCGCCGCCACCGTCGGCGGCGAGTTCATCGCCACCGTACGCTACGACCGGATCGGCGCCGACGGAATGCCCGCGTCGGCACCAGCCCACCCGTCTCCCACCACCGCCCTTGCCGGAGAGCGCTCCGCGCTCGCCCCTTCTGGATTGGCCGAGGTCGCCTTCCTCGTCCAGGACGCCCACCAGGGCCGCGGCGTCGCCTCCGCCCTCCTCGAACACATCGCCGCCGTCGCCCGCGAGCGAGGCATCAGGCGCTTCGCCGCCGAGGTGCTGCCCGCCAACACCAAGATGATCAAGGTGTTCACCGACGCGGGATACCAGCAGAAGCGCAGCTTCGAGGACGGCGTCGTACGCCTGGAGTTCGACCTGGAGCCCACCGACCGCTCCCTCGCCGTGCAGCGCGCGCGGGAGCAGCGCGCCGAGGCCAGGTCCGTCCAGCGCCTGCTCGCCCCCGGCTCGGTCGCCGTCATCGGCGCCGGGCGCACACCGGGCGGAGTGGGCCGCAGCGTGCTCGCCAACCTGCGGGACGCAGGGTTCACGGGTCGGCTGTACGCGGTGAACAAGGCCGTCCAGGACAAGGAACTCGACGGGGTCCCGGCCCACCGGAACATCGGCGACATCGAAGGGCCCGTCGACCTCGCGGTCGTCGCCGTCCCGGCCGAGTACGTTCCCGAGATCGTCGCCGAGTGCGGTGAGCACGGCGTGCAGGGGCTCGTGATCCTCTCCGCCGGGTACGCCGAGAGCGGCCCCGAGGGCCGCGAGCGCCAGCGCGAACTCGTACGCCAGGCGCGCACCTACGGCATGCGCATCATCGGGCCGAACGCCTTCGGGATCATCAACACCGCCCCCGACGTGCGGCTCAACGCCTCGCTCGCCCCCGAGATGCCGCGCTCGGGGCGCATCGGCCTCTTCGCCCAGTCCGGCGCCATCGGGATCGCGCTGCTGTCCCGGCTGCACCGGCGCGGGGGAGGGGTCACCGGGGTCACGGGCGTCTCGACGTTCGTGTCGTCCGGCAACCGGGCCGACGTGTCGGGGAACGACGTCCTGCAGTACTGGTACGAGGACCCGGACACCGATGTCGTACTGATGTACCTCGAGTCCATCGGCAACCCGCGCAAGTTCGCCCGGCTCGCCCGGCGGACGGCGGCGGTCAAGCCCCTCGTCGTGGTCCAGGGCGCACGCCATGGGGCGGCTCCGCAGGGGCATGCCGTACGCGCCACCCGGCTGCCCCACACCACCGTGTCCGCGGTGCTGCGGCAGGCCGGGGTGATCCGCGTCGACACGATCACGGACATGGTCGACGCCGGGCTGCTGCTCGCCCGGCAGCCGCTGCCGGCGGGGCCCCGCGTGGCGATCCTCGGCAACTCGGAGTCGCTGGGGATGCTCACGTACGACGCGTGCCTCTCCGAGGGGTTGCGGCCGTTGCCTCCGTTGGACCTGACCACCGGGGCCTCGGCGGAGGACTTCTACGCGGCGTTGTCGCGGGCGTTGGTGGACGAGTCGTGCGATGCGGTGGTGGTGACGGCGATACCGGCGCTGGGGGAGATCACGCCGGATGACGCGGCCTTGGCGGAGGCCTTGCGCTCTGCTGTTGCTGCGAATCCTTCGAAGCCGGTGCTTGTTGTGCACGTCGAGTTGGGTGGGCTTGCTGAGGCGTTGTCGGCTGCGGCCAGTACCGCGCCACAGGTTGGCGCAAAGGCACCCGGCGCTGTAGGCGGTGCCCACCCTCTCCCACTCTCGACTTCGCTCGAGCGGGGGGACCCCCGTCGCCCTGTGGAACGACTGCCCACCGAGGTGCCAGAGGCATCCCCCTCCGAGGCCCATCTCATCCCCGCCTATCCCGCCGCCGAGCGAGCCGTTCGGGCGCTCTCCGAAGCTGTGAAGTACGCGCAGTGGCGGCGGGAGGCGGCGGAGCCCGGGAGGGTGCCCGAGTACGAGGACATCGACGAGAAGGGGGCCGCCGAGCAGATCGACGCGTTGCTGGCGCGGGGGGAGGGGCTCACGCTCGGTGCTGCGGAGACGGGCGCGCTGCTCGCCCGGTACGGCATCCACGTGCGGGAGGCCCGGCCCGCGCCCACGCCGGACGAGGCCGTGACGGCGGCGCGGGCCATCGGTTACCCGGTCGCCCTCAAGACGACCGCCCCGCACCTGCGGCACCGCGCCGACCTGGGCGGCGTACGGCTGGACCTGGCGGACGAGGAACAACTGCGGCGGGCGTACGCGGAGTTGACGGAGCTGTTCGGGCAGCCGGCGGAGTTGCGTCCGGTCGTCCAGGGCATGGCCCCGCGCGGGGTCGACACGATCGTACGGACCGTGGTCGACCCGGCGGCCGGAGCGGTGCTCTCGTTCGGGCTCGCCGGTCCCGCGTCGCAGCTGCTCGGGGACATGGCGCACCGGCTGATTCCGGCCACCGAGCGGGACGCGGCCTCGCTCGTCCGGTCCATCCGGACGGCTCCGCTCCTCTTCGGCTGGCGGGGGTCCGCCCCGGTCGACACGGAGGCGCTCGAAGAGCTGCTGCTGAGGGTGTCCCGCCTGGTCGACGACCACCCCGAGGTCGTGGCGGTCTCCCTGGAACCGGTCGTCGTGGCCCCGCACGGACTGAGCGTGCTCGGCGCCACCGTACGGCTCGCGCGCCCACCCGCCCGCGACGACCTCGGCCCAAGGACGCTTCCCGCGTACTGA
- a CDS encoding HPr family phosphocarrier protein: MAERRVNVGWAEGLHARPASIFVRAATASGIPVTIAKADGNPVNAASMLAVLGLGAKGGEEIVLASDAEGADVALDRLAKLVAEGLEELPETV; the protein is encoded by the coding sequence ATGGCTGAGCGCCGCGTCAACGTCGGCTGGGCCGAGGGCCTCCACGCCCGACCCGCATCCATCTTCGTCCGGGCCGCCACGGCCTCCGGTATCCCCGTGACGATCGCCAAGGCCGACGGCAACCCCGTCAACGCGGCCTCCATGCTGGCGGTCCTCGGCCTCGGCGCCAAGGGCGGCGAGGAGATCGTCCTCGCCTCCGACGCCGAGGGCGCGGACGTCGCGCTCGACCGTCTGGCGAAGCTCGTCGCCGAGGGCCTCGAGGAGCTTCCCGAGACCGTCTGA
- a CDS encoding GntR family transcriptional regulator codes for MRIPAHSVCTAIRDDIVAGVYERGSRLTEELLARRYGVSRVPVREALRTLEAEGFVVTRRHAGACVAEPTEQEAADLLEMRMLLEPLGAARAAQRRTEAHLKVLRGLVRLGQERARRGNSEDLRSLGGWFHETLAQASGSPALTSTLAQLRHKIAWMYAVEAPANPVESWAEHGGIVDAVARGDSERARTITALHTERATAAHRLRFPSGPGGPGALGAAERPDRVRTSQHPVNTPSLRH; via the coding sequence ATGCGTATTCCGGCGCACTCGGTATGCACGGCGATCCGTGATGACATCGTCGCGGGTGTCTACGAGCGCGGCAGCCGTCTCACCGAGGAACTGCTCGCGCGCCGGTACGGCGTCAGCCGTGTCCCCGTGCGCGAGGCGCTGCGCACGCTGGAGGCCGAGGGCTTCGTGGTGACCCGCAGGCACGCGGGCGCGTGTGTCGCCGAGCCCACCGAGCAGGAGGCCGCCGACCTGCTGGAGATGCGCATGCTGCTGGAGCCGCTGGGCGCCGCCCGCGCCGCCCAGCGCCGCACCGAGGCGCACCTCAAGGTGCTGCGCGGCCTGGTCAGGCTGGGCCAGGAGCGGGCCAGGCGGGGCAACAGCGAGGATCTGCGCTCGCTGGGCGGCTGGTTCCACGAGACGCTCGCCCAGGCCTCCGGAAGCCCCGCCCTGACCTCGACACTCGCCCAGCTGCGGCACAAGATCGCCTGGATGTACGCGGTCGAGGCGCCGGCCAACCCCGTGGAGTCCTGGGCGGAGCACGGCGGCATCGTGGACGCGGTCGCGCGCGGCGACAGCGAGCGCGCGCGGACGATCACCGCCCTGCACACCGAGCGCGCCACCGCCGCGCACCGGCTCCGATTCCCGAGTGGGCCCGGCGGGCCTGGCGCGCTTGGCGCGGCCGAGCGCCCGGATCGTGTGAGGACTTCGCAACACCCCGTAAACACGCCGAGCCTGCGTCATTAA
- a CDS encoding M23 family metallopeptidase: MAFTRAPGKHRRPRRVQRTTTRTVGVAALTTTGVIGTVSVPALAAEPAPEQTGLNQIIALGDTVAEQVDAQAIAQQQAAEVAAAKQKAQEEARKAAAEKAEQERKAAEEREEAKARAARAAERERLNSYVAPISGSYVSTGYKTGGAVWSSGSHTGVDFHAASGTAVLAVGSGTVVEAGWGGAYGNNIVIKMNDGTYTQYGHLSSIAVSVGQTVTPGQQIGLSGATGNVTGAHLHFEARTTAEYGSDIDPVAYLRSHGVNV; this comes from the coding sequence ATGGCGTTCACCCGCGCCCCCGGGAAGCACCGCCGTCCCCGCCGCGTGCAGCGCACGACCACGAGGACCGTGGGCGTCGCCGCTCTCACGACCACCGGTGTCATCGGCACCGTGTCCGTCCCGGCGCTCGCCGCGGAGCCCGCCCCCGAGCAGACCGGCCTGAACCAGATCATCGCGCTCGGTGACACGGTCGCCGAGCAGGTCGACGCCCAGGCCATCGCCCAGCAGCAGGCCGCCGAGGTGGCCGCCGCCAAGCAGAAGGCACAGGAGGAGGCCCGCAAGGCCGCCGCCGAGAAGGCCGAGCAGGAGCGCAAGGCGGCCGAGGAGCGGGAGGAGGCCAAGGCGCGCGCCGCCCGCGCCGCCGAGCGCGAGCGCCTCAACTCCTATGTCGCCCCCATCAGCGGCTCGTACGTCTCCACCGGCTACAAGACCGGTGGCGCCGTCTGGTCCTCCGGCAGCCACACCGGTGTCGACTTCCACGCGGCGTCCGGCACGGCCGTCCTGGCGGTCGGCTCCGGCACCGTCGTCGAGGCGGGCTGGGGTGGTGCCTACGGCAACAACATCGTCATCAAGATGAACGACGGCACGTACACCCAGTACGGCCACCTGTCGTCCATAGCCGTCTCCGTCGGCCAGACGGTCACCCCCGGCCAGCAGATAGGCCTCTCCGGTGCGACCGGCAACGTCACCGGCGCGCATCTGCACTTCGAGGCCCGGACGACCGCCGAGTACGGCTCGGACATCGACCCCGTCGCGTACCTGCGCTCGCACGGCGTGAACGTCTGA
- a CDS encoding M16 family metallopeptidase, whose amino-acid sequence MTELATMDFHPQPQAGEARPWAFPAPERGTLDNGLTVLRCHRPGQQVVAVEVLLDAPLDAEPAGLDGVATIMTRAFSEGTDKHSAEEFAAELERCGATLDSHADHPGVRLSLEVPVSRLAKALGLLADALRAPAFADSEIERLVANRLDEIPHETANPGRRAAKELSKQLFPAASRMSRPRQGTEETVERIDSAAVRAFYENHVRPATATAVVVGDLTGVDLDALLGDTLGAWTGSAAKPRPVPPVSADDTGRVVIVDRPGSVQTQLLIGRVGADRHDRVWPAQVLGTYCLGGTLTSRLDRVLREEKGYTYGVRAFGQVLRSAPDGSGVAMLAISGSVDTPNTGPALDDLWTVLRTLAAEGLTDAERDVAVQNLVGVAPLKFETAAAVASTLADQVEQHLPDDYQSTLYQQLAATGTVEATAAAVSAFPVDRLVTVLVGDAAQIEEPVRALGIGEVTVVPAE is encoded by the coding sequence GTGACCGAGCTCGCGACCATGGACTTCCACCCGCAGCCCCAGGCCGGCGAGGCCAGGCCCTGGGCGTTCCCGGCACCCGAGCGCGGCACGCTGGACAACGGCCTGACCGTGCTGCGCTGCCACCGCCCCGGCCAGCAGGTCGTCGCCGTCGAGGTCCTCCTCGACGCTCCCCTGGACGCCGAGCCCGCCGGCCTGGACGGCGTCGCCACGATCATGACCAGGGCCTTCTCCGAGGGCACCGACAAGCACTCCGCCGAGGAGTTCGCCGCCGAACTGGAGCGTTGCGGCGCCACCCTCGACTCGCACGCCGACCACCCCGGCGTCCGGCTCTCCCTCGAAGTTCCCGTCTCACGGCTGGCGAAGGCCCTGGGCCTGCTCGCCGACGCCCTCAGGGCCCCCGCGTTCGCGGACAGCGAGATCGAGCGCCTGGTGGCGAACCGGCTCGACGAGATCCCGCACGAGACCGCCAACCCGGGCCGCCGCGCCGCGAAGGAGCTCTCCAAGCAGCTGTTCCCGGCCGCCTCACGCATGTCGCGCCCCCGCCAGGGCACCGAGGAGACCGTCGAGCGGATCGACTCCGCGGCCGTACGCGCCTTCTACGAGAACCACGTACGCCCCGCCACGGCCACCGCCGTGGTCGTCGGCGACCTCACCGGGGTCGACCTCGACGCGCTGCTCGGCGACACCCTGGGCGCCTGGACCGGCTCTGCGGCCAAGCCGCGCCCCGTTCCGCCCGTGAGCGCCGACGACACCGGGCGGGTCGTCATCGTGGACCGCCCCGGGTCCGTCCAGACGCAGCTGCTCATCGGCCGTGTGGGCGCCGACCGGCACGACCGCGTGTGGCCGGCTCAGGTGCTCGGCACCTACTGCCTCGGCGGCACCCTCACCTCCCGGCTGGACCGCGTCCTGCGCGAGGAGAAGGGCTACACCTACGGTGTGCGCGCGTTCGGCCAGGTGCTGCGCTCCGCGCCCGACGGGTCGGGTGTCGCGATGCTCGCCATCAGTGGCTCCGTCGACACCCCGAACACCGGGCCGGCGCTGGACGACCTGTGGACGGTGCTGCGCACCCTCGCCGCAGAGGGGCTGACCGACGCCGAGCGCGACGTCGCCGTGCAGAACCTCGTCGGGGTCGCCCCCCTCAAGTTCGAGACGGCCGCGGCCGTGGCGAGCACGCTGGCCGACCAGGTCGAGCAGCACCTGCCGGACGACTACCAGTCGACGCTGTACCAACAGCTCGCCGCCACCGGCACCGTGGAGGCCACCGCGGCCGCCGTGAGCGCCTTCCCGGTGGACCGTCTGGTGACCGTCCTCGTCGGTGACGCCGCCCAGATCGAGGAGCCGGTCAGGGCCCTCGGCATCGGCGAAGTCACCGTCGTACCGGCCGAGTAG
- a CDS encoding M16 family metallopeptidase yields the protein MPMGHTATAEAGSGGLTVKEHRLDNGLRVVLSEDHLTPVAAVCLWYDVGSRHEVEDRTGLAHLFEHLMFQGSGQVKGNGHFELVQGAGGSLNGTTSWERTNYFETMPAHQLELALWLEADRMGSLLVALDQKNLDNQRDVVKNERRQRYDNVPYGTAFERIFRLAYPEGHPYRHTPIGSMEHLEAASLEDARQFFRTYYAPNNAVLSVVGDIDPDQTLAWIEKYFGSIPAYDGKPEPRGGALPDTMGEQLREVVEENVPARALMAAYRLPEDGTRACDAADLALTILGGGESSRLYNRLVRRDRTAVTAGFGLLRLAGAPSMAWMDVKTSGDVEVPVIEAAVDEELARFAAEGPTAEEMERAQAQLEREWLDRLGTVAGRADELCRYAVLFDDPKLALTAVDRVLAVTAEEVQEVAKARLRPDNRAVLVYEPVAGEEAEAEAAETEATQTETAETTDENEESAK from the coding sequence ATGCCCATGGGTCACACGGCCACAGCCGAGGCAGGCTCCGGAGGCCTGACAGTAAAGGAGCACCGCCTGGACAACGGCCTGCGGGTGGTGCTCTCCGAGGACCACCTGACCCCGGTCGCCGCCGTGTGCCTCTGGTACGACGTCGGTTCGCGCCACGAGGTCGAGGACCGTACGGGCCTGGCCCACCTCTTCGAGCACCTGATGTTCCAGGGCTCGGGTCAGGTGAAGGGCAATGGGCACTTCGAGCTGGTCCAGGGCGCCGGCGGCTCGCTGAACGGCACCACCAGCTGGGAGCGCACCAACTACTTCGAGACCATGCCCGCCCACCAGCTGGAGCTCGCGCTGTGGCTGGAGGCCGACCGCATGGGCAGCCTGCTGGTCGCGCTCGACCAGAAGAACCTGGACAACCAGCGGGACGTCGTCAAGAACGAGCGCCGGCAGCGCTACGACAACGTGCCGTACGGCACCGCCTTCGAGCGGATCTTCCGCCTGGCCTACCCGGAGGGACACCCCTACCGGCACACGCCGATCGGCTCCATGGAGCACCTGGAGGCGGCCAGCCTGGAGGACGCCCGTCAGTTCTTCCGCACCTACTACGCGCCCAACAACGCCGTCCTCTCCGTCGTCGGTGACATCGACCCGGACCAGACACTCGCGTGGATCGAGAAGTACTTCGGCTCCATCCCCGCGTACGACGGCAAGCCCGAGCCCCGTGGCGGTGCGCTGCCCGACACCATGGGCGAGCAGCTGCGTGAGGTCGTCGAGGAGAACGTCCCCGCGCGCGCGTTGATGGCCGCCTACCGGCTGCCCGAGGACGGCACGCGCGCGTGCGACGCCGCCGACCTGGCGCTCACGATCCTCGGCGGCGGCGAGTCCTCCCGCCTGTACAACCGGCTCGTACGCCGCGACCGTACGGCCGTGACGGCCGGCTTCGGCCTGCTGCGCCTGGCCGGCGCTCCCTCCATGGCGTGGATGGACGTGAAGACCTCCGGCGACGTCGAGGTGCCCGTCATCGAGGCCGCCGTCGACGAGGAACTCGCCCGGTTCGCCGCGGAGGGCCCCACGGCGGAGGAGATGGAGCGCGCCCAGGCCCAGTTGGAGCGCGAGTGGCTGGACCGGCTCGGCACGGTCGCGGGCCGCGCCGACGAACTCTGCCGCTACGCCGTGCTGTTCGACGACCCGAAGCTCGCCCTGACCGCCGTCGACCGTGTGCTCGCCGTGACCGCCGAGGAGGTCCAGGAGGTCGCCAAGGCGCGCCTGAGGCCCGACAACCGCGCGGTGCTCGTCTACGAGCCCGTCGCAGGCGAAGAGGCCGAGGCGGAGGCCGCCGAGACGGAGGCCACGCAGACGGAAACCGCCGAGACCACCGACGAGAACGAGGAGTCGGCGAAGTGA
- a CDS encoding DNA gyrase/topoisomerase IV subunit A — MARRSTKTPPPDDAYEERILDIDVVDEMQGSFLEYAYSVIYSRALPDARDGLKPVHRRIVYQMNEMGLRPDRGYVKCARVVGEVMGKLHPHGDSSIYDALVRLAQPFSMRLPLVDGHGNFGSLGNDDPPAAMRYTECRMADATSLMTESIDENTVDFAPNYDGQEQEPVALPAAFPNLLVNGSSGIAVGMATNMPPHNLGEVIAAARHLIRYPNADLDALMKHVPGPDLPTGGRIVGLSGIRDAYETGRGTFKIRATVAIENVTARRKGLVVTELPFTVGPEKVIAKIKDLVGSKKLQGIADVKDLTDRQHGLRLVIEIKNGFVPEAVLEQLYKLTPMEESFGINNVALVDGQPLTLGLKELLEVYLDHRFEVVRRRSEFRRGKKRDRLHLVEGLLTALVDIDEVIRLIRSSENSAQAKERLMERFSLSDIQTQYILDTPLRRLTKFDRIELESEKDRLNAEIAELTRILESDAELRKLVSGELAAVAKKFGTERRTVLLESSGAPVAAVPLQVADDPCRVLMSSTGLLARTAGGEPFAEGDGKRAKHDVIVSAVPATARGEVGAVTSTGRLLRLNVIDLPQLPETATAPTLSGGAPLTEFLSLQDGETVVCLTTLDESSPGLALGTEQGVVKRVVPDYPSNKEELEVITLKEGDRIVGAVELRTGEEDLVFITDDAQLLRYQASQVRPQGRAAGGMAGIKLTEGAKVISFTAVDPAADAVVFTVAGSRGTLDDSVQTTAKLTPFDQYPRKGRATGGVRCQRFLKGEDCLSVAWAGPAPARAAQKNGTPADLPEMDPRRDGSGVSLGKTVASVAGPV; from the coding sequence ATGGCCCGCCGCAGCACGAAGACCCCGCCGCCCGACGACGCGTACGAGGAGCGGATCCTCGACATCGACGTGGTCGACGAGATGCAGGGCTCCTTCCTGGAGTACGCGTACTCGGTCATCTACTCCCGAGCCCTGCCGGACGCCCGCGACGGTCTGAAGCCGGTGCACCGCCGCATCGTCTACCAGATGAACGAGATGGGCCTGCGCCCCGACCGCGGCTATGTGAAGTGCGCCCGCGTGGTCGGCGAGGTCATGGGTAAGTTGCACCCGCACGGCGACTCGTCGATCTACGACGCCCTGGTGCGCCTCGCCCAGCCCTTCTCCATGCGGCTCCCCCTGGTCGACGGCCACGGCAACTTCGGCTCACTGGGCAACGACGACCCGCCGGCCGCCATGCGGTACACCGAGTGCCGGATGGCCGACGCGACGAGCCTGATGACCGAGTCGATCGACGAGAACACGGTCGACTTCGCCCCGAACTACGACGGCCAGGAGCAGGAGCCGGTCGCGCTGCCCGCCGCCTTCCCGAACCTGCTGGTCAACGGCTCGTCCGGCATCGCCGTCGGCATGGCCACCAACATGCCGCCGCACAACCTGGGCGAGGTCATCGCTGCCGCCCGCCACCTCATCCGGTATCCGAACGCGGACCTGGACGCTCTGATGAAGCACGTCCCGGGCCCCGACCTGCCCACGGGCGGCCGGATCGTCGGTCTCTCCGGGATCAGGGACGCGTACGAGACGGGCCGCGGCACCTTCAAGATCCGCGCCACGGTGGCGATCGAGAACGTGACGGCCCGCCGCAAGGGTCTGGTCGTCACCGAACTGCCGTTCACCGTCGGCCCGGAGAAGGTGATCGCCAAGATCAAGGATCTGGTCGGCTCGAAGAAGCTGCAGGGCATCGCCGACGTCAAGGACCTCACCGACCGCCAGCACGGCCTGCGTCTCGTCATCGAGATCAAGAACGGCTTCGTGCCGGAGGCCGTCCTGGAGCAGCTCTACAAGCTGACGCCGATGGAGGAGTCCTTCGGCATCAACAACGTGGCGCTGGTCGACGGCCAGCCCCTCACCCTCGGCCTCAAGGAGCTCCTGGAGGTCTACCTCGACCACCGCTTCGAGGTCGTACGACGCCGCTCGGAGTTCCGCCGCGGCAAGAAGCGCGACCGGCTGCACCTGGTCGAGGGTCTGCTCACCGCGCTGGTGGACATCGACGAGGTCATCCGGCTGATCCGCTCCAGCGAGAACTCCGCGCAGGCCAAGGAGCGCCTGATGGAGCGCTTCTCCCTGTCGGACATCCAGACGCAGTACATCCTCGACACCCCGCTGCGCCGCCTCACCAAGTTCGACCGCATCGAGCTGGAGTCGGAGAAGGACCGGCTCAACGCCGAGATCGCGGAGCTGACGCGCATCCTGGAGTCGGACGCGGAGCTGCGCAAGCTGGTCTCCGGTGAACTGGCCGCGGTGGCGAAGAAGTTCGGCACCGAGCGCCGTACGGTGCTGCTGGAGTCCTCGGGCGCTCCGGTGGCCGCGGTTCCGCTCCAGGTGGCGGACGACCCGTGCCGGGTGCTCATGTCCTCGACGGGGCTGCTGGCCCGTACGGCGGGCGGCGAGCCCTTCGCGGAGGGCGACGGCAAGCGCGCCAAGCACGACGTCATCGTCTCCGCCGTCCCGGCGACGGCCCGGGGCGAGGTGGGCGCGGTGACCTCCACCGGCCGCCTGCTGCGTCTGAACGTGATCGACCTGCCCCAGCTGCCGGAGACGGCGACGGCCCCCACCCTCTCGGGCGGCGCCCCGCTCACGGAGTTCCTCTCCCTCCAGGACGGCGAGACGGTCGTGTGCCTGACGACGCTCGACGAGTCGTCGCCGGGGCTGGCCCTCGGCACCGAGCAGGGCGTCGTCAAGCGGGTGGTGCCCGACTACCCGTCCAACAAGGAGGAACTGGAGGTCATCACCCTCAAGGAGGGTGACCGGATCGTCGGCGCGGTCGAGCTGCGCACCGGCGAGGAGGACCTGGTCTTCATCACGGACGACGCCCAGCTGCTGCGCTACCAGGCCTCGCAGGTCCGCCCGCAGGGCCGTGCGGCCGGTGGTATGGCCGGCATCAAGCTCACCGAGGGCGCGAAGGTCATCTCCTTCACGGCCGTCGACCCGGCCGCCGACGCCGTCGTCTTCACGGTGGCGGGCTCACGCGGCACCTTGGACGACTCCGTCCAGACCACGGCCAAGCTGACCCCCTTCGACCAGTACCCCCGCAAGGGTCGCGCCACGGGCGGCGTCCGCTGCCAGCGGTTCCTCAAGGGCGAGGACTGCCTGTCCGTCGCCTGGGCGGGCCCCGCTCCGGCCCGTGCCGCCCAGAAGAACGGGACCCCGGCGGACCTCCCGGAGATGGACCCGCGCCGCGACGGCTCGGGCGTCTCCCTGGGCAAGACGGTGGCGTCGGTGGCGGGACCGGTGTGA